The window AGATAATAAGCTAAGTAATTCTTTTTATTTGATGTTTGACAAAAATACAGCTTATCTAGCTACACGCTTAGGGGGCAATGAAGAAAGTAAACCTTCAAAATTGAGTAAAGATATTTTAAATGCTTTTTCATTGAAAGAAAATGAACGCCCACAAGCAGGTCAATGGGTAAAATTGGGCAGAGTTAAAACCGAAAAGTTGAAAAATGGTTACAAGTTTAAAACGCGTAAAGTAACTTTCATTTTAAAGAAGACTGCTAACGGTGCTTATCAAAGCCAAGATGGTACTTATTGGCAATTTGTTCCAGAAGGAGTGGCAGAAAGCAAATAATCAAAATGGATATAAGTGATATTAATATTAACCAATATAAAAAATATGCCTAATTAGATTTTGTTAGTCTAACTAGGCATATTTTTATTTATAAGTATTGCAGAAATTGAGTATAGTTAATCTCGATCTTTTACTTTATTCAAATTCATCTAATGCATCCAAGGCATTTTCCCAGTCATTATTTGCCTGGTCTAATTGCTTTTGAACAGCGGATAGTTTTTCTTGCAGTGGTCCAAGCTTTTCAAATGAAGCGGCAATATCTGGATTTGCCATTTCAGTTTGAATTTCTTTTTCTTCTGCTTCTAATTTTTCAATTTTAGCCTCAGCGTCGCTGACTGCACGTTCTAATTTTCTCTTTTGAGAATCGCGTGCCTTTTGTTCTTGGTAAGATAGCTTGCCCTTATTTTGACTAGCTGCTGGAGTAGTTTCAGCTTCTGCTGTTTGTGCTTCTGCTTCTTGAGCTGCTGCAGCTTGCTTAGCCTTTTCATCTAAGTAGTAAGAATAGTTACCATTATAGATCTTAGCGTGGCCGTCGCGAACCGAAATAATCTTGTTAGCTAACTCATTAATGAAGTAACGGTCGTGAGAAACAAATAGCAGTGTTCCATCGTAATTATCTAATGCTTCTTCAAGCACTTCTTTAGCTTCAATATCTAGGTGGTTGGTAGGTTCATCCATTAGTAAAAAGTTGTCTTTTTCAAGAGACAAAACAGTTAAAGTAAGTCGAGCCTTTTGACCACCAGATAATTGGCCAACGGTCTTATCAATGTCTTCGGCAGTGAATAAGAAGGAAGCTAAAATAGAGCGGACATCTTTTTCAGGCATTGTCTTGTGACGGTCCCAAATTGTATCAAGAACAGTCTTTGAAGGATCTAAACTCTGAAGTTCTTGGTCGTAGTAACCGATATCTAAACTTGCACCATATTTAATTGAACCATCTTTTGGTTCAAGCTTTTTCATAATGGTTTTGAGCAAGGTAGACTTACCAATTCCGTTAGGGCCGATAATAGCAACACGGTCATTCTTATTAACTTGGAAGTCAATATCAGAAACCATCACTTTATCAGGATAGCCAATGGTTAGATCTTTAGCGATCAACACTTCCTTACCAGAAGGGCGTTCACTAGTGAAGTTAATACGAACTTTTTGCTTGTGCTTAGGTGGCTTGATTCGCTCCATCTTGTCTAAAACTTTACGCCGACTTTGCGCACGTTTAGTAGTTGAAGCACGAACTAAGTTCTTTTGAATGAACTCTTCTTCTTTTTTGATCTTTTCTTGTTGCTTTTCATAAGCAGCTTCTTGCTGGCTATCCATCAATTCACGTTCTTTAACGTATTGGCTGTAATTACCCTTGAAAGTAGTCAGTTTTCCAAAGTTTAATTCAAAAATTTGATTAGCTAAGTGATCTAAGAAGTACTGGTCGTGAGAAACTGTAATAATTGCGCCTTGATAGTTCTTTAAAAACGCTTCTAACCAATCTAAAGTATCTAAGTCAAGGTAGTTAGTAGGTTCGTCAAGCAGCAGTACTGGTGGCTTTTGTAAAAGCAATTTAACAAAGGCAAGTCGTGTCTTTTCACCGCCAGAAAGAGTGCCAATTACTTTATTCCAAGTGTTTTCTTTAAAATTAAAACCGTTAAGAATACTCTTAATTTCAGCTTGGTAGGTAAAGCCGCCTTCTTGTTCAAAGTCGTAAGCTAATTGATCATACCGCTTGAGCAAGTCTTCATCTTCGGGATGGTCAGCAATTTGCTCTTGCATTTTGGTGATTTTTTTATTTTTTTCGATTAAATCATTAAAGACAGTAAGCATTTCATCCCAGATTGTTTTGTCTTCATCGAGACCATTTTCCTGGGCGATATAGCCGACTTTTAATCCCTTATTAATAGTAAATTGACCACTAGTTGGTTCTTGTTGACCAGTCATGATCTTTAATAAGGTAGTTTTTCCGGCTCCGTTAGGTCCCACAAGACCAATTCTGGCATTGTCAGGAACCGAGAAAGAAATGTTACTGAAGATGGTATTGCCTCCAAAACGTTGTTCGAGGTCTTGAGCTTGTGCAATAATCATAATTATTTTTCTCCTAATGCTTATTTTAACATAGTGAATCTTTTAAATTTTATGAAAATATGGCCTTTGTGAAAATTGTTTCTTGATTTATCCTTGAAGAATGCCTATTATTAGTTTGATTAGTAAATATTTCACATTCGTATTTTATAAAAGAAAGAGGCCTCTTAATGGATGAAATTAAGATTCCTAAGGCTACTGCTAGACGCTTGCCACTGTATTATCGCTATTTGATCTTTTTAAATGATGAAGGAAAAGAAAAAGTTTCTTCAACTGAACTTGCTGAAGCAGTTCAAGTTGACAGTGCTTCAATTCGTCGTGATTTTTCTTACTTTGGTGCTTTAGGTAAGCGTGGCTATGGGTATGATGTTAAGAACTTGCTTAATTTCTTTAAAAAGATTTTGAACCAAGATACTTTAACTAATGTTGCCTTGGTCGGTGTTGGTAATATGGGACATGCGCTTTTGAATTATAACTTCAAGCGTACTAATAATATCAGAATTAGCGCCGCTTTTGACATTAATCCTGAAATTACTGGAACAATTATGTCAGGTGTGCCAGTTTATGATATGAGTGAAATGAAGAAGCAGCTTCGTGAGCAACAAATTACGATTGCAATCCTTTGTGTACCGCAAACAGCAGCTCAAAAGACTGCTAATGAAATGTTTGATGCCGGGATTAAAGGAATTATGAACTTTACGCCACTTCGTTTATCTGCACCTTCGAGTGTTCGTGTACAAAATGTCGACTTGGCGACTGAACTTCAAACTTTGATTTATTTCTTAGATTCAGACAAAGATAAGAACAAAAAATAATTTACTATTAATATAGCTTTTGCACAAGCTTAATTAGGCTTGTGCATTTTTTTATACACTTTTATTTGTAATCAGAGTGGAAATAATTTTAAGATAAATAGGCATAGAATTTTTAAATTTAGAAATAAGGTAGATAAAATGATTAAAAAGATTGCAGTTTATTGTGGCGCACGCTCAGGTAACCGTCCTGGATATGCGAAAGCTGCTTATGAATTTGGTAAAAAAATGGCAAACCACCAGATTGAGCTAGTTTATGGCGGCGGTAAGTATGGTTTAATGCGAGCAGTTGCTGACGGAGTTTTAGAAAATGGCGGTATTGTTCATGGCATTATTACTGAAGAATTAAAAGACCGCGGTGCAGCTTACGATAAGGTGCAAGATTTTCGCGTGGTGCCAAGTATGGATAAGCGAAAAGATACGATGATGAATTTAGCTGATGGGATGGTAGCTCTTCCTGGCAGTATTGGTACTTTGGAAGAGATCAGTCAAGCGATTTCTTGGACGGCAATTGGCGATAATGCTAAGCCCGTTGCTTTTTATGATTATGCTGGCTTTTATGACTATTTAGATAAGCTATTAAAGCGCATGAATCAGGATGATTTTTTAGAAAATATTTACTTAGATACAGTTTATTTTGGAACCGATTTTGATAAGATTCTGCAGTTTATGGAAGATTATCAGGCTCCGGCTTATCGAAAATATTGATTTATTAAGTTAGAAATTAAAAAGAAGTATGAACCTAAAGACGAGGGGAAATTTAGTTTCATGCTTCTTTTTTTGACCACTTAGAACTTTAAAATGACCACTTAGTCAATTTCACTAGATTTTAATCTTATATTCATGTTTAATATAAATATCAAGAACGAAACAAGGAAGTGAGAATTGTGAAAGTTAAGCTTGAACTTGATCCAGATCAGCAAGAGACAGAAATAACGATTCATGCTAAAAGTTTAACGCCTGAAGTAGAAAGAATTTATCATCAACTTCAAACTGATTCAGAACATCCTGATCAAATTGAAGGGATGATGGATAATACTTCCTATTATTTAAGTATTAACGATATTCTCTTTTTTGAAACAGACGCTAAGCAGGTAATGGCGCATACGACGAGGAATGCATATTTTGTTAAGTATAAATTATACGAACTAGAAAACTTATTAAGTGGACAGTTCATGCGAGTATCGAAATCGACGATTTTAAATTTAGATCAGATTTATGCTGTTACTAAATCGATCTCTAATTGTCAGATTAAGTTTCATGATTCATATAAAACTGTCTATGTTTCAAGAAGATATTACCGAGATTTAAATGAAAGATTAAAAGAGAGAAGGACATTATCATGAGAAAGGCCAGTTTTGGAAGAGTTCTTTGGGGGTTAGGCTTGCTTGCGGCAGCTGCGTTTTTAGTTTTAGATCAGCTCCACTTGATGCCACTAGAATTAGGCTTTTGGGCAATTTTTTGGACCGTGGTCTTTGGAGCAACCTTAATTACTTCTTTAATTAATAAAAGCTTAGGAGGCAGTATTTTTTCAATTGCATTCCTATTAATTATTTATGCTAAACCACTTCATATTGAACGTATTGTTCCTTGGACAGTACTTTTAGCAGCGTTTTTAATCTGGGGAGGTTTGAGATTAATTTTCAAAAAAAGCTGGAAACCGACTGTGATTATTAATGGTGAAAAAGTTAACGCTAATTGGTCAGATTTGAAAGCTCCACATAAATTTAAGGCTGAACATGTTTTTTCTGATACGTCTAGTTCAGATAATGACGACAATATCGTAATTAGTGAAAAGTTGTCTTCTACTTCGCGTTACGTTCATTCACAACACTTAGAAACGGTGACTGTGAATGTTTCAATGGGGGATGTTAATGTATATCTTGATTCAGCTAAGCCTGCTGGGGATGAGGTACTTGCTAACATTAATATGTCGATGGGAGATATAAATATTTACATTCCAACTTCTTGGCGAGTTGATGATCAACTTGAACATAAATTTGGTGATTTCACTATTGATGGTGATCAACCAGCAGAAGGTCCAACATTAGTACTTCAAGGACGTGCTAATATGGGGGATGTTACTATTAAGAGAGTTTAGAATAGAAAAATCGATTAGCTCTAATTTGAAGTAAAAATTAATTTGCTGTAAAGTACTTGTAGTACAAAAAAGAGAGCTACTAGTAATAGCTCTCCGAAGCACAAGCCGCTAAAAGTGCGGTGACAAAATTATTATTAGCAAACTAAAAAGTCGCTTTTAACTCTGCCAAAAGTCATCAAGCGGCTTTTTTGTTTGCTTATTTTTTCTTCCACAAATCGTGGATAGCTTTTATGAGCTTTTTTACGGCTTTTACCAACTTGGTCATATCTCGCACAAGCTTTACCAATAACAAGACAATACAATCCAAGAGCCCTAATTTTATCAAAAATTACAGACAATCCATATTGAATTTTTAAATAAATATCAAGTAAATTAGCACTTTTTAGCACTCAAGCAAGAAAAGTGCTAATTTTTGCGTTTAAATACTTGCTTTTCTTTTACAAACAAGGTACTATCGTAATTGTAAGTTAGCACTTATGAGATATGAGTGCTAAATGATGTAATAATAGATTAAATATGTACAGGAGGGACTAACGTGTTACAACCAATTGGTGATCGCGTAATCGTTAAAGTAAAAGACGAAGAAGAAGAAAAAGTTGGAGGCATTGTCCTGGCTTCTAACGCTAAAGAAAAGCCTCAAATGGGTGAAATTATTGCCGTAGGAAATGGTAAGCGTAACGCAAACGGCGACTTAATTCCTATGTCAGTTGCAAAAGGTGAAACAGTATTCTTTGATAAATACTCTGGCACTAACTTGAAATACGAAGGCGAAAAGTATTTAGTACTTCGTGAAAGCGACTTATTAGCTGTCGTTAAGTAATTAAATTAGAAATAAAAGGTGGCATATAAATATGGCTAAAGACATTAAATTTTCTGAAAATGCAAGACGCTCATTATTAAAGGGTGTTGATAAATTAGCAGACACTGTTAAGACAACTTTAGGACCTAAGGGTAGAAATGTTGTTTTGGAAAAGAGCTATGGTGCTCCTGACATTACTAACGATGGTGTTACTATCGCTAAGAGTATCGACTTAAAAGATCACTTTGAAAACATGGGTGCAAAGCTTGTTTCTGAAGCTGCACAAAAGACTAACGATATTGCTGGTGACGGTACTACTACTGCTACTGTTTTAACTCAAGCAATTGTTCGTGAAGGTATGAAGAACGTTACTGCTGGTGCAAACCCTGTTGGTATTCGTCGCGGTATTGAAACTGCAACTAAAGCAGCTGTTGACGAATTACACAAGATCAGCCACAAGGTAAGCACTAAGGATGAAATTGCTCAAGTTGCTTCTGTTTCATCAGCTTCAACTGAAGTTGGTAACTTAATCGCTGACGCAATGGAAAAAGTTGGTCACGATGGTGTTATCACAATTGAGGAATCAAAGGGTATTGATACTGAACTTTCAGTAGTTGAAGGTATGCAATTCGATCGTGGTTACTTATCACAATACATGGTAACTGATAACGATAAGATGGAAGCCGACTTAGACAACCCTTACATTTTGATTACTGACAAGAAGATTTCTAACATTCAAGACATCTTGCCATTACTTCAAGAAATTGTTCAACAAGGTAAGAGCTTATTAATCATTGCTGATGATGTTGATGGTGAAGCTCTTCCAACTCTTGTTTTGAACAAGATCCGTGGTACTTTCAATGTTGTTGCTGTTAAGGCTCCTGGCTTTGGTGACCGTCGTAAGGCAATGCTTGAAGATATCGCTATTTTAACTGGTGGTACTGTAATTTCTTCAGACTTAGGTCTTGAATTAAAGGACACTAAGATTGATCAATTAGGTAAGGCTGGCAAGGTTACTGTAACTAAGGACTCAACTACTATTGTTGAAGGTGCTGGCTCAAAGGATGCAATTAGCGAACGTGTTGACCAAATCAAGAAACAAATTGCTGACACTACTTCAGACTTTGACCGTGAAAAGTTACAAGAACGTCTTGCTAAGCTTGCTGGTGGTGTTGCTGTTATCAAGGTTGGTGCTGCTACTGAAACTGAATTGAAGGAAAGAAAGTACAGAATCGAAGATGCCTTGAACGCAACCCGTGCCGCTGTTGAAGAAGGATACGTTGCCGGTGGTGGTACTGCATTAGTTGATGTTATGAAGTCCATCCAAGGTAATGTTAAGGGTGATTCTCAAGATGCACAAACTGGTGTAAACATTGTGATGAAGGCTTTAGGTGCTCCTGTACGTCAAATCGCTGAAAACGCTGGTAAAGATGGTGCTGTTATCTTAGATCACTTAGAACACGAAGACCCAGAAATTGGTTACAATGCTGCAACTGACAAGTGGGAAAACATGGTTAAGGCTGGTATCATCGACCCAACTAAGGTAACTCGTTCAGCACTTCAAAATGCTGCTTCAATTGCTGCCTTGTTGTTAACTACTGAAGCTGTTGTTGCTGATGCTCCAGAAGATGACAAGAACCAAGCTCCTGCAGCTCCAAACCCAGGTATGGGAATGGGAATGTAATTTAATTCCTGACAAAAAATAAGAAAGAATTATTATAATAATCCTATTAATTTATTGATAGGCATAATGCAAAAGAATCGAGCAATCGCTGATGGTTGCTCGATTCTTTTTTTGTGGGCTTTGTAGGATTAAGGCTTATTTCTTTAGGTTGTAAGACGATAAATATAAAAAATTGAAATCGAATTCAATATTAGTATAGAATTTATAAAAATAAGTGTTATTATATAGCTGTTGATTGAAAATGTTATTTTATTAAGGAAATATTCATGCAGGTCTATTGGAGGTAAGTTGTATGAGTAGTAATATGTTTGGTGATAAACACAACCATTATAGTATTAGAAAACTTTCTGTTGGGGCAGCATCTGTTTTGATTGGTGCCACAATTTACTTGGGGGGGGGTAAACGCCCAAGCTGTACGCGCTGATAGTGTTAATGAGGATGCTACTGAACAAGTAGAGAAGAAGGATGAAGCTAACGTTAAGGCAGCAGAAGTAAAGACTACTGAACAAAAGCAAGAAAATAATAAGACAGCGGTTTCTGCTACTAATGAAAATGCTAAGCAAAATGTTGCTGAAAATACATCAGATAGTAAAAAGGTTGCATCAAATAGGGATGTTAATGTTATTAAAAACGATGTAACTACTGATGAAAAAGCAGCTGCTAAGTCTAGTGTTCAAACAGATAAAGATGTTAATGCGAATAAGTTGAACACTAATACTGTTTCAGTGAATAAGCTTCAGAGAAATGTTAATGTTGCTGGACTTGCTGAGAGCAAGGCTACTAGTGAGATAAATAGTACTCTTTCGGTTCGAGAATCAATGCAACAAAAGGCAGTGAGCTTAAAAGCTAATGAAATAGCCCGTACAGTTATAATGAATAAGCCTGCAGGTCCTGACCAAATTACCCAATCTGTAAAATTAGGAACTATGTTAGGGAGTAGCAATGGACAAATTATAGATGGAAAAACTACTAAAATTTATACTGCAACTGTCATAGCTGTTGGGTCAAGTACAGATATGAAAAAGTATAGAGTCACAGTTGATTCTGATACTGGTGAAATATTAGCAGGTCAGGATTTGTATGATACATTTATGAATCTCCAACCAAGTGATTTTAAAGTTAACCTAGACGCTATAGATCAAAGCCAAATTGACGTACCCGGTTATACTTGGAAAATTACCAGTGCAACTCCAGCAGGAGCTAATATTGGGAAGGAAGATTATACATTTGGTAATCCGCAAACGATTACGATAGATTATACTCGCGATGTCGAAGGTAATATAAAGAAAAAGGTTACAGAAATTACCGATAAGTTAGTAAATAATCAAATGACGACCGAACCAGCTAGAACAGTTATTCTGAAAAAGACAACAACTGGAGCTGCTAATGATGAAACAATTGTACAAAAAGCTGATATTAGAGGATTAGCTAGAACAAGTAGTAAAACAGTAGCTGGCATAACTGAAAAAAAGATAGAAGTAGCTATTGCGCCTTATGTTGAACCGGATAAACCTTCTAGTCAATATTACAAGCAGTATACTATCACGTTTAATCCCGATACCGGACAAATAATTTCTGGTCAAAATGACTATGATCAATTAATGGCATTAAAACGTAGTGATTTTAAAGCGGATTTACCAGCCATTGAAGATAGTCAAATTGACGTACCCGGTTATACTGCGATAATTACCAGTGCAACCCCAGCAGGAGCAGGATTAGAAGCTGAAACATATACATTTGGCCATCCACAAACGATTACGATAGATTATACAAAAGTAAAACACACTGTAACTTATCAATTTAAAGATCCGTTTGGCAATCAAGTGGGTACTTCGGTACCAGTAACTGGTGCAGTTGGTAGCAATCAATCGGTTAACTTAACTCTTCCAGATGGTTACCAACTTGCTTCAGGTAGCCTTCCAACTAGTGTTACTATCCCTGAAAGTGATAAAATTATTCCAATTCCTGTAAAACATCAACTTACAATTACTCTTTCAGGTGAAAGTGTATTTAATTATGCGGATGATAACTGGCAAAATTTAGTTGAGACTAATGAACTTCCTGCTAGTGGCTATTATGTTGAGTTTAATGATGCTAACGCTAGGGTACAACTGAATGATGGCGATGTAACGTATAATGAAAATAGAAATGCCGGAACTTACACAGTTAGTCTAACCGAGAAGGGTCTTAATGACATTAAGGATCAATCGCATGATAACTTCATTTATCCAGATCTTAAGGATGTCAAAAGTGAGGCCAAGTTTATTATAAATAAAGGAAATAAAACAATTTCTCTTATGGGAGGAGATACGAAGGTATTTGATAATACTTCGACTCTTCCAGATCAGGGTACTTTCTATTCTGGACTAGGTCTTGCGGATAACGATCAAGGTAGAATATCAGTTTACAATTCAGATGGTAATCCTAGAACAATTCAATTAACACCAGCTGATGTAGAATTTTGGTTTAATGGACATAAAATTGCTAAAGACCAAGCTAAGAATGTTGGAAATTACAATCTTCGTTTAACTGATGATTTTATTAATAAAGTTAAAGCTGCTGATGGTAATAATGGGAATAACTACGAGTGGGCTTATGGAACTAACACTCCTACTGGTAGTGATACTTACACTGCTGACTATGTAATTTATCAAGCAACCGGTAAGGCAAAGTTAAGTGGTAACAATTCTAAACTTTATGATGGCAATGCTGTAACTACTGATGATGTCAATAAGGGTAGAAAGATTACTATTGATTTAACTTTACCAGTCTATAAACAAGCTGATGAACCAGGTGATGAGCCTCAATTATTGGGAACTGTTGATTTAGGTAAGTATACGCTTCAAGATGGCGACTATACTTGGGCTAATGGAACTGCGCCAACTAAAGGTGGATCTTACACTATTAATTTGAACAAGGATAAGATTTTAGCCCACTTACAAGATCGTTTGGTTGCTTTAGCAGGAAAGGGAACAGATCCTGACGATTCTACTAAGTCTTTAAGTAACGTAACCATTTCTGCTGATGATATGGCTGGTCAAGCAACATTTGCCATCGAAACAACTACAACCTACCAATTTGTAGATGATGACGATAATGGTAGTAAAGTAGGTACTCCTGTAAGTAAAACAGGTCTTAAAGGTGAGAGTTCAAATATTAGTCTAACTGTTCCAACTAACTATGTTTTAGCTGCTGGTCAAACTTTACCAACTAGTGTAACTTTTGGTGATACTAACACTACAGTTGATATTCACTTGAAGCATGCAACTAAGACTGTAGATAAGAATAATGTTCCAGATGGTTACACTAAAGATGATTTTGCTGAGACTATTAATCGTACAATCACTGCTAAAGAGCCAACTGGTGATGTTGATTTAAGTCAAACAACTGAATTGACGAGAACTGGAACTTATGACGAAGTAACTAAGAAAGTTATTTCTTACGGCAACTGGACAACTGGTAACTTTGACGAAGTTACAGCTCCAGAAGTAGCAGGTTACACACCAAGTCAAGCAAACGTAGCTGCCGTAACAGGAGTAACACCTGACTATGTTGATCCTAAGGTTGTAATTACTTATGCACCAAATGATCAAACCGGTAAGATTTCTTACGTTGATGTGAATACTGGTACTGAGGTAGGTAATACTCCATTAACTGGTAAGACGGATGAAGAAGTAACAATTAATCCAGTTGCACCAACAGGCTGGAAGATTGTTGACGGTCAAAGCATCCCTCGGACTGAAAAGGCTACTCCAACTGGTATTCCTCCCGTAACTGTTAAAGTAGAACACAAGACTACAGTTGTTCCACCAACAGATCCAAAGACACCAAAAGATAAGTTGCCTGATAATCCAGACAAGCACTATCCAGATGGCGTTGGCGAAAAAGACTTGAACAAGATTATTGTTCGTCAAATCACAGTTGTAAAGCCTGACGGAACAAGAGAAAAACACGATCAATCAGTTAAATTAACTAGAAATGCAACAGTCGATGAAGTAACTGGTGAAGTAATTAAATACGGTGACTGGACAACTAGCAACTTTGGTGAATACGATGCTCCAACAGTTCCAGGCTACACCCCAAGCCAAGCTAAGGTTGAGGGTGTAAAAGTAACTGCTGATAGTGACTTTGCTCCAGTTACAATTACTTATACTGCTAACCCTCATACTTTAAACATTAATTATGTTGATAAAGATGGCAATAAGATTGGCAATTCTTACCAAGTTCCAGGTAGGACTGACGAAACAGTTGCTGTTGATGTTCCAGGACATGTTCCAGCAAACTGGGAACTTGTACCAAAACAGAAGTACACTACTTCAATTACATTTGGTTCAGATGATCCTCAAGATCAAAACTACGTAATTCAACATAAGACTACTACGACCGATGGTAGAGATCACAAGGACAATCAAGACCTATACCGTGAAGTTACGAGAACAATTTTAATGAAGGTTCCA of the Lactobacillus gasseri ATCC 33323 = JCM 1131 genome contains:
- a CDS encoding ABC-F family ATP-binding cassette domain-containing protein encodes the protein MIIAQAQDLEQRFGGNTIFSNISFSVPDNARIGLVGPNGAGKTTLLKIMTGQQEPTSGQFTINKGLKVGYIAQENGLDEDKTIWDEMLTVFNDLIEKNKKITKMQEQIADHPEDEDLLKRYDQLAYDFEQEGGFTYQAEIKSILNGFNFKENTWNKVIGTLSGGEKTRLAFVKLLLQKPPVLLLDEPTNYLDLDTLDWLEAFLKNYQGAIITVSHDQYFLDHLANQIFELNFGKLTTFKGNYSQYVKERELMDSQQEAAYEKQQEKIKKEEEFIQKNLVRASTTKRAQSRRKVLDKMERIKPPKHKQKVRINFTSERPSGKEVLIAKDLTIGYPDKVMVSDIDFQVNKNDRVAIIGPNGIGKSTLLKTIMKKLEPKDGSIKYGASLDIGYYDQELQSLDPSKTVLDTIWDRHKTMPEKDVRSILASFLFTAEDIDKTVGQLSGGQKARLTLTVLSLEKDNFLLMDEPTNHLDIEAKEVLEEALDNYDGTLLFVSHDRYFINELANKIISVRDGHAKIYNGNYSYYLDEKAKQAAAAQEAEAQTAEAETTPAASQNKGKLSYQEQKARDSQKRKLERAVSDAEAKIEKLEAEEKEIQTEMANPDIAASFEKLGPLQEKLSAVQKQLDQANNDWENALDALDEFE
- a CDS encoding redox-sensing transcriptional repressor Rex, which gives rise to MDEIKIPKATARRLPLYYRYLIFLNDEGKEKVSSTELAEAVQVDSASIRRDFSYFGALGKRGYGYDVKNLLNFFKKILNQDTLTNVALVGVGNMGHALLNYNFKRTNNIRISAAFDINPEITGTIMSGVPVYDMSEMKKQLREQQITIAILCVPQTAAQKTANEMFDAGIKGIMNFTPLRLSAPSSVRVQNVDLATELQTLIYFLDSDKDKNKK
- a CDS encoding TIGR00730 family Rossman fold protein, coding for MIKKIAVYCGARSGNRPGYAKAAYEFGKKMANHQIELVYGGGKYGLMRAVADGVLENGGIVHGIITEELKDRGAAYDKVQDFRVVPSMDKRKDTMMNLADGMVALPGSIGTLEEISQAISWTAIGDNAKPVAFYDYAGFYDYLDKLLKRMNQDDFLENIYLDTVYFGTDFDKILQFMEDYQAPAYRKY
- a CDS encoding LytTR family DNA-binding domain-containing protein, which codes for MKVKLELDPDQQETEITIHAKSLTPEVERIYHQLQTDSEHPDQIEGMMDNTSYYLSINDILFFETDAKQVMAHTTRNAYFVKYKLYELENLLSGQFMRVSKSTILNLDQIYAVTKSISNCQIKFHDSYKTVYVSRRYYRDLNERLKERRTLS
- a CDS encoding LiaF transmembrane domain-containing protein, giving the protein MRKASFGRVLWGLGLLAAAAFLVLDQLHLMPLELGFWAIFWTVVFGATLITSLINKSLGGSIFSIAFLLIIYAKPLHIERIVPWTVLLAAFLIWGGLRLIFKKSWKPTVIINGEKVNANWSDLKAPHKFKAEHVFSDTSSSDNDDNIVISEKLSSTSRYVHSQHLETVTVNVSMGDVNVYLDSAKPAGDEVLANINMSMGDINIYIPTSWRVDDQLEHKFGDFTIDGDQPAEGPTLVLQGRANMGDVTIKRV
- the groES gene encoding co-chaperone GroES, with product MLQPIGDRVIVKVKDEEEEKVGGIVLASNAKEKPQMGEIIAVGNGKRNANGDLIPMSVAKGETVFFDKYSGTNLKYEGEKYLVLRESDLLAVVK
- the groL gene encoding chaperonin GroEL (60 kDa chaperone family; promotes refolding of misfolded polypeptides especially under stressful conditions; forms two stacked rings of heptamers to form a barrel-shaped 14mer; ends can be capped by GroES; misfolded proteins enter the barrel where they are refolded when GroES binds), producing the protein MAKDIKFSENARRSLLKGVDKLADTVKTTLGPKGRNVVLEKSYGAPDITNDGVTIAKSIDLKDHFENMGAKLVSEAAQKTNDIAGDGTTTATVLTQAIVREGMKNVTAGANPVGIRRGIETATKAAVDELHKISHKVSTKDEIAQVASVSSASTEVGNLIADAMEKVGHDGVITIEESKGIDTELSVVEGMQFDRGYLSQYMVTDNDKMEADLDNPYILITDKKISNIQDILPLLQEIVQQGKSLLIIADDVDGEALPTLVLNKIRGTFNVVAVKAPGFGDRRKAMLEDIAILTGGTVISSDLGLELKDTKIDQLGKAGKVTVTKDSTTIVEGAGSKDAISERVDQIKKQIADTTSDFDREKLQERLAKLAGGVAVIKVGAATETELKERKYRIEDALNATRAAVEEGYVAGGGTALVDVMKSIQGNVKGDSQDAQTGVNIVMKALGAPVRQIAENAGKDGAVILDHLEHEDPEIGYNAATDKWENMVKAGIIDPTKVTRSALQNAASIAALLLTTEAVVADAPEDDKNQAPAAPNPGMGMGM
- a CDS encoding YSIRK-type signal peptide-containing protein; amino-acid sequence: MFGDKHNHYSIRKLSVGAASVLIGATIYLGGGKRPSCTR